AAGGGGCTTCAAAGAGAGGGAGACAGGTTTGGACTCTTAAATAACATTATTTACACAAACATAGCTAAATTACATAAAGAAAGCCCCAGGACCATCATGGCAAACACAGATAACTGTTGTCTCAAGCTACTTGATCCATAACTGCAGGAAGAACCTAAATGCCAGACGTAAATGGGCTGGAATGAATACATAGGCTGTGAAGACCAACATGGTAAAAGTAGTGGCAAAAATGGTGTGAACCACTATTTGTTCCCAGGGCTCCATGTCAATGCAACAGGTGATCAGTAGGTACTGAAAATAAAACCAGTAGCAAGAATCCTTTATACGCTTCGCTGTTCTCATTGTCATTAATCGTTGCTTCTGGAAGTTTGTCCTACAAGATCAACAAAGTGTGAAAGGAATTTTAAATTGAACTGAGGAAAGGGTAAGGTAGAACATTGTTtcgttaaaaaataataaacattacTTGTATTAAATTTGCAATGAGCACAATTCATCAGGAACACCCTCTGCACAAGCTAGACTGAAATAAAATGCGCGAAAGCAAAGATTTACTTAGTTTAGAGCAAGCGTCCAACTGATCATCTGACAtagcagagattctctggttcttGGTATTTCCTGTTAACAGGGTCCAATTAATTGTCATATTACAGTTCTACAATCTTCCTAACTTGTCATTCCCATCAGCTAGGCAGGTACTTTTGGATTCTCTAATAAAGACACATGCCAATTCTAGGATGGTGATCTAGGGCCAGTTCAAAAGCACACAAGTACTTTTGCTTTTGAACTGTCATGATCAGCCAGTTGCCTTTCCACCATCTGGCCCTGTAAGGACAAAATCGACACTGAACTcttgaagagaaagagaaaacagaTGAGAATTTATGTGGCAAGTCAGTTTAAGGTATACCAAGTCAGCATACCTTGGACCCGAAAGTTAATATGGCACCAATGTTTCCTTG
This window of the Euleptes europaea isolate rEulEur1 chromosome 5, rEulEur1.hap1, whole genome shotgun sequence genome carries:
- the LOC130478132 gene encoding serine palmitoyltransferase small subunit B-like, which produces MTNLHEVISGYRTNFQKQRLMTMRTAKRIKDSCYWFYFQYLLITCCIDMEPWEQIVVHTIFATTFTMLVFTAYVFIPAHLRLAFRFFLQLWIK